The following proteins are co-located in the Trichormus variabilis 0441 genome:
- a CDS encoding PHP domain-containing protein, whose amino-acid sequence MVINFARTSASTELLKQVFQTIDAQSCPKLFNFHMHTVYSDGRLQPSVLMEQAIAIGLQGFAITDHHTVGGYEAAQAWLENWKWNNPGVTTPHLWSGVEINANLLDVEVHILGYAFQPEHSSLKPYLQRKITTDREYQAGNVIEAIHAAGGIAVLAHPARYRKSHFDLIPAAAEYGIDGVETYYAYNNPNPWKPSVIESEQIQNLAQEYGIFNTCGTDTHGLSLLQRL is encoded by the coding sequence ATGGTTATAAATTTTGCTCGAACATCTGCTTCCACCGAACTATTAAAGCAAGTATTTCAGACAATTGATGCTCAAAGTTGTCCGAAGTTATTTAACTTTCATATGCACACTGTTTATTCGGATGGCAGATTACAGCCAAGTGTGTTGATGGAGCAGGCGATCGCTATTGGACTACAAGGTTTTGCAATCACTGATCATCATACTGTAGGTGGGTATGAAGCAGCGCAAGCTTGGTTAGAAAACTGGAAATGGAACAATCCTGGTGTAACAACTCCTCACCTGTGGAGTGGTGTAGAAATTAATGCCAACTTGTTGGATGTAGAAGTTCACATTTTGGGTTATGCTTTCCAGCCAGAACATTCTAGTCTGAAACCTTATCTGCAAAGAAAGATAACAACCGATAGAGAATATCAAGCAGGTAACGTAATTGAGGCTATTCATGCAGCCGGAGGGATAGCGGTATTGGCGCATCCAGCACGTTATCGAAAATCTCACTTTGATTTGATTCCGGCGGCGGCGGAATATGGGATTGATGGTGTAGAAACATATTACGCCTACAACAACCCCAACCCTTGGAAGCCCAGTGTGATTGAATCGGAGCAAATACAAAATCTAGCCCAAGAGTATGGCATTTTCAATACTTGCGGTACTGATACCCACGGTTTAAGCTTACTCCAACGGTTATAA
- a CDS encoding superoxide dismutase codes for MAFVQEPLPYDFNALEQYGMKGETFEYHYGKHHKAYVDNLNKLTDGTELADKSLEEVIQIAFKDPSKAGIFNNAAQVWNHTFFWNSLKPAGGGAPTGEFAAKINQDFGSFDKFKEEFSNAAATQFGSGWAWLIDDNGTLKVTKTPNAENPLAHGQKALLTLDVWEHAYYIDFRNARPAFIKNYLDNLVNWDFAAANYAKA; via the coding sequence ATGGCATTTGTACAGGAACCACTACCCTACGACTTTAATGCTTTAGAGCAGTATGGCATGAAAGGTGAGACCTTCGAGTATCACTACGGCAAACATCACAAAGCTTATGTAGATAACCTGAACAAGCTTACCGATGGTACAGAATTGGCTGATAAGTCCTTAGAAGAAGTCATCCAAATTGCCTTTAAGGATCCCTCTAAAGCTGGAATCTTTAACAACGCTGCTCAAGTGTGGAACCACACTTTCTTCTGGAATTCTTTAAAGCCCGCAGGTGGTGGCGCACCTACAGGTGAATTTGCAGCCAAAATCAACCAAGACTTTGGTAGCTTCGACAAATTCAAAGAAGAATTTTCCAACGCTGCTGCAACTCAGTTCGGTAGCGGATGGGCTTGGCTAATTGATGATAACGGTACACTGAAAGTCACTAAAACTCCAAACGCCGAAAATCCCCTGGCTCATGGACAAAAAGCACTCTTAACCTTGGATGTTTGGGAACACGCTTACTACATCGACTTCAGAAATGCTCGCCCAGCTTTTATCAAGAACTACTTAGATAACTTGGTTAACTGGGACTTTGCTGCTGCGAATTATGCTAAAGCTTAG
- a CDS encoding bifunctional pantoate--beta-alanine ligase/(d)CMP kinase: MRLLTTVAALRCYLNKRRWESQLTASEEQILDSMTSWYQTAIGLVPTMGSLHQGHLSLIERARHENSTVIVSIFINPLQFGPNEDYGRYPRTLEQDRQLCEQAGVDAIFAPSPEELGIPQKNIQESQVTQVIPPSVMISGLCGHSRLGHFQGVATIVTKLLNLVQPDRAYFGQKDGQQLAVIKRLVADLNLPVEIVACPTVREASGLACSSRNQYLTAPEKQQAAVLYRGLLQAEAAFKAGVRYSSRLREVVRQELAKVSSVLVEYIELVEPTTLMPLDKIQEEGMLAIAARLGSTRLIDNTILRDRQPIIAIDGPAGAGKSTVARQVATKLGLVYLDTGAMYRAVTWLVLQQGIAIDDDCAIAELANNCKIELTPSQDLQSPVRVWINDTDVTQDIRTIEVTSQVSAIAAQAAVREALVKQQQRWGKRGGLVAEGRDIGTHVFPDAEVKIFLTASVGERARRRQQDFQKQGQPEVSLEQLEKDIAERDWKDSTRKVSPLQKAADAVELQTDGLSISDVASQIVDYYQQRLSQW, from the coding sequence GTGCGCCTGTTGACAACAGTTGCGGCTTTACGCTGCTATTTAAATAAACGTCGCTGGGAAAGTCAGCTGACAGCATCAGAAGAACAGATACTAGATAGTATGACTAGCTGGTATCAGACTGCAATTGGCTTGGTGCCAACAATGGGGAGTTTACATCAAGGCCATTTGAGCCTGATTGAACGGGCGCGGCACGAAAACTCTACTGTAATTGTGAGTATTTTTATCAATCCTCTGCAATTTGGCCCAAATGAGGATTATGGAAGGTATCCCCGCACTTTAGAACAAGACCGACAATTGTGCGAGCAAGCGGGAGTTGATGCGATTTTTGCCCCTTCTCCGGAAGAATTAGGCATACCTCAGAAAAATATACAAGAATCTCAAGTTACACAAGTAATCCCTCCATCTGTTATGATATCTGGCTTGTGTGGTCATTCTCGGTTAGGTCACTTTCAGGGTGTGGCGACGATTGTGACCAAGCTTTTGAACTTGGTACAACCTGACCGAGCTTATTTCGGTCAAAAAGATGGTCAGCAGTTAGCTGTGATTAAACGGCTGGTGGCTGATTTAAATTTGCCTGTAGAAATTGTTGCTTGTCCCACTGTGCGGGAAGCGTCGGGTTTAGCCTGTAGCTCTCGCAACCAGTATTTAACTGCTCCAGAAAAACAGCAAGCAGCAGTATTGTATCGTGGCTTGCTGCAAGCTGAGGCTGCATTTAAGGCAGGTGTCCGCTATAGCAGTAGGTTGCGAGAAGTGGTACGGCAGGAATTAGCCAAGGTTAGTAGTGTTTTAGTGGAATATATAGAATTGGTTGAACCGACTACGTTAATGCCATTAGATAAAATTCAGGAGGAAGGAATGCTGGCGATCGCTGCTCGTCTTGGCTCTACACGTTTGATTGACAATACCATTTTGCGCGATCGCCAACCTATCATCGCTATTGATGGGCCAGCCGGGGCGGGAAAATCCACCGTGGCTCGTCAAGTAGCAACTAAACTCGGTTTAGTGTATCTAGATACAGGAGCGATGTATCGTGCTGTGACTTGGTTGGTGCTACAACAGGGTATTGCTATTGACGATGATTGTGCGATCGCTGAATTAGCTAACAACTGTAAAATCGAGCTGACTCCTAGCCAAGATTTACAATCTCCGGTGCGTGTTTGGATTAATGATACTGATGTTACCCAGGATATTCGCACGATTGAAGTGACTTCTCAAGTATCGGCGATCGCTGCTCAAGCTGCTGTACGTGAAGCCCTAGTAAAGCAACAACAACGCTGGGGTAAACGGGGTGGACTGGTAGCAGAGGGTAGAGATATTGGTACTCACGTATTTCCTGACGCTGAAGTAAAAATCTTTTTAACCGCCTCTGTGGGTGAACGCGCTCGTCGTCGCCAGCAAGACTTTCAAAAACAAGGTCAACCAGAAGTAAGTCTAGAACAGCTAGAAAAAGACATCGCTGAACGCGATTGGAAAGATAGCACTCGCAAAGTTTCCCCTCTACAAAAAGCAGCAGATGCAGTTGAACTGCAAACAGATGGACTCAGCATATCGGATGTTGCTAGCCAAATTGTTGATTACTACCAACAACGCTTGTCTCAATGGTAG